One Gadus chalcogrammus isolate NIFS_2021 chromosome 22, NIFS_Gcha_1.0, whole genome shotgun sequence genomic window carries:
- the LOC130376289 gene encoding LOW QUALITY PROTEIN: anillin-like (The sequence of the model RefSeq protein was modified relative to this genomic sequence to represent the inferred CDS: inserted 2 bases in 1 codon), translating into MDPFTEKLLERTRARRENLQKKMAERPTAANRPMAKRSREPLADTNSLLTEPIMEKALHPSSKPSPSKRRCSEENPQPASAAGAEEAENREPVVVPPAAPLDPPTDRKPPAGPASVRSAASLERRAGPTPSSAVRPPVQPPPPEPARGGRAQPEAMVIASDPGPEIAPSRTVEMAAPSRGQAEHAPSRGQAEPAPSRGQAEPAPSRGQMEPAPSRDQMEPAPSRGQMEPAPSRGQAASEGPEEAPGLTAAGMRSRLQKLAAQRNYWDNDTSDDVPLSPVKRQPEVAPQVTAPAPSGAPVGRRGRLANLAATIGTWEDDLSHPAVAKEPPPAKPASTFMSRKPPQQSAAPSGGRPLPSSAQMGPSPVRSTRGAPASPLKSDVLKQTPAVSQSSPAPSPQKALNKAPMSPSPLKTQAPSRRLDSNAPNASPSKVDLPAKPARTDPSIPSRERVCVAAQASTTPQHLKASSGTPGAKSFLERFGEKCQERAHQGTPTATGGTPAKNLSVTPNTRLVQDKLRAAQAASTTTSELTQRQKLERETELAQIRSRFQKAGNLWKNKEEASDGQRNRETKTPAQQPSECVSATSQGGAESSTLSSLTSAAGPGLSPPVSTSSPMRRRRSGPPHWLSPRVEQEKSEEEEVETNVDSGSINSAVINELFEGVLEQSDDTSSSTGEEGDEEEDPLNISSMSLLTPLAETVASVIRSPDRRELMTSTPAESSPTPSKFQRARVSRGQSTDXRGHKLLYSVDAYRSIRVKETERPHVKQVIVRNEDVSLRTAAAGPRAAGQEAGLKQRLKALTSDMNMQQTVIHQASQALNCCTDEEHGKGSPVEAEAQRLLLVATEKRLALKAELERLKGEGPSGQKRGTAGPSRAPLNSGVPASKGSITLQELRLPLKADFVCAAANKPESSSHFFFILIRAGAENMVATPLASTRSGLSGDALSFKTKFTMSDVSNDFEVDIQVYCLVMKREAANDKKKKTSKSKAMTPKRFLAITKSSQAPVMASPGGPNAVHTSSFVLVGSHKLTLSSVGKNKFPLEKIKYEGRERELLSDMFHKKVPFLCPLEGHIHLKMQCQVGSSKVEERGFLTMFEDVSGFGSWHRRWCVLSGYCISYWTYPDDERRKNPMGRINLANCTSPRVEPANREFCARPNTLELITVRPQREDDHQTLVSHCSNTMCVTKNWLSADTKEERLLWMQKLNQILVDLRMWQPDSCLTPP; encoded by the exons ATGGACCCCTTTACCGAG AAATTGTTGGAGCGCACACGCGCCCGGCGCGAGAACCTGCAGAAGAAGATGGCAGAGCGGCCCACAGCCGCGAACAGACCCATGGCAAAGAGGAGCAGGGAGCCATTGGCTGACACCAATAGCCTGTTGACTGAGCCCATCATGGAAAAGG CGCTGCACCCCTCCTCCaaaccctccccctccaagCGGCGCTGCTCTGAGGAGAACCCCCAGCCGGCCTCCGCCGCCGGGGCAGAGGAGGCGGAGAACCGGGAGCCAGTGGTGGTGCCCCCGGCCGCTCCCCTGGACCCCCCCACAGACAGGAAACCCCCCGCGGGCCCCGCCAGCGTCCGCTCTGCCGCCTCCCTGGAGAGGAGAGCCGGACCCACTCCGTCCAGTGCCGTGCGGCCTCCTGTCCAGCCGCCGCCCCCAGAGCCGGCGAGGGGCGGCCGGGCCCAACCCGAGGCCATGGTCATCGCTTCGGACCCGGGGCCGGAGATCGCTCCCTCCAGGACCGTGGAGATGGCCGCTCCCTCCAGGGGCCAGGCAGAGCATGCCCCCTCTAGGGGCCAGGCAGAGCCCGCCCCCTCCAGGGGCCAGGCAGAGCCCGCCCCCTCTAGGGGCCAGATGGAGCCCGCTCCCTCTAGGGACCAGATGGAGCCCGCTCCCTCTAGGGGCCAGATGGAGCCCGCTCCCTCCAGGGGCCAGGCGGCCAGCGAGGGGCCCGAGGAGGCCCCTGGTCTGACGGCCGCCGGCATGAGGTCGCGCCTGCAGAAGCTGGCGGCGCAGAGGAACTACTGGGATAACG ACACATCCGACGACGTCCCCCTGTCTCCCGTCAAGAGACAGCCAGAAGTGGCCCCTCAGGTCACGGCCCCGGCTCCTTCAGGGGCCCCGGTTGGGAGGAGGGGCCGCCTGGCCAACCTGGCCGCCACCATCGGCACCTGGGAGGACGACCTCAGCCATCCCGCCGTCGCCAAGGAGCCCCCACCAGCCAAGCCCGCCTCCACCTTCATGTCCAGGAAGCCCCCCCAGCAGAGCGCCGCCCCGTCCGGCGGAAGGCCCCTCCCCAGCTCTGCTCAG ATGGGCCCATCACCAGTCAGGTCCACCAGAGGGGCCCCGGCCAGCCCCCTGAAGTCTGACGTCCTGAAGCAGACCCCTGCAGTGTCTCAGTCCTCtccggcccccagcccccagaaGGCTCTGAACAAGGCCCCCATGTCTCCCAGTCCCCTAAAGACTCAGGCCCCGTCCAGGCGTCTGGACTCTAACGCGCCGAACGCCAGCCCCAGTAAAGTGGACCTCCCCGCCAAGCCTGCCAGAACGGACCCTTCCATCCCCTCCAGAGAGCGGGTCTGTGTGGCCGCTCAGGCCTCCACTACCCCTCAGCACCTGAAGGCCTCCTCCGGGACCCCGG GGGCGAAGTCCTTCCTGGAGCGCTTTGGAGAGAAGTGCCAGGAGCGCGCTCATCAGGGCACCCCCACGGCGACGGGGGGCACCCCGGCCAAGAACCTCAGCGTGACCCCCAACACACGGCTGGTCCAGGATAAGCTCCGCGCAGCGCAGGctgccagcaccaccacctcagaGCTGACCCAGAGACAGAAGCTG GAACGGGAAACGGAGCTCGCTCAAATCCGCAGTCGCTTCCAGAAGGCGGGCAACCTGTGGAAGAACAAGGAGGAGGCGTCCGACGGCCAGAGGAACAGGGAGAccaag ACACCCGCACAACAGCCCTCCGAGTGTGTGAGCGCCACGTCtcagggaggagctgagtccaGCACCCTCTCCAGCCTGACCTCTGCAG CAGGTCCCGGGCTCTCCCCGCCCGTCTCCACCTCTAGcccgatgaggaggaggaggagcggcccGCCCCACTGGCTGTCCCCCCgggtggagcaggagaagagcgaggaggaggaggtggagacgaaCGTGGACTCTGGCTCCATCAACTCTGCGGTGATCAACGAGCTGTTTGAGGGGGTTCTGGAGCAGAGCGACGACACATCCAGCAGcaccggggaggagggggacgaggaggaagatCCACTGAATATCTCCTCCATGTCCCTCCTCACGCCGCTGGCCGAGACGGTGGCGTCTGTGATCCGCAGTCCTGACAGGAGGGAGCTGATG ACGTCCACGCCGGCCG AAAGCAGCCCCACGCCCAGCAAGTTCCAGAGGGCCCGAGTGTCACGGGGCCAGTCCACAGA GAGGGGCCACAAGCTGCTCTACAG cgTGGACGCGTACCGCTCCATCCGGGTGAAGGAGACGGAGCGGCCCCACGTCAAGCAGGTGATCGTCAGGAACGAGGACGTGTCCCTGCGGACCGCGGCTGCCGGGCCCAGGGCCGCCGGCCAGGAGGCGGGCCTCAAGCAGAGGCTGAAG GCCCTGACCAGCGACATGAACATGCAGCAGACGGTGATCCACCAGGCCAGCCAGGCGCTCAACTGCTGCACCGACGAGGAGCACGGCAAGGGCTCCCCGGTGGAGGCTGAAGCCCAGCGGCTGCTGCTGGTAGCCA CTGAGAAGAGGTTGGCGCTGAAGGCCGAGCTGGAGCGTCTGAAGGGGGAGGGCCCGTCGGGCCAGAAGAGGGGGACTgccgggccctccagggccCCCCTGAACTCGGGGGTCCCTGCCTCCAAGGGCTCCATCACCCTGCAGGAGCTCCGGCTGCCCCTCAAGGCAGACTTTGTTTGCGCTGCCGCTAACAAGCCAG agtCTTCCAGTCACTTCTTCTTCATCCTGATCAGAGCGGGGGCCGAGAACATGGTAGCCACGCCCCTGGCCAGCACCCGCAGCGGGCTCAGCGGGGACGCACTCTCCTTCAAAACCAAGTTCACCAT GTCTGATGTTTCCAATGACTTTGAGGTGGATATCCAAGTCTACTGTCTG GTGATGAAGCGGGAGGCAGCCAatgacaagaagaagaagaccagCAAGTCTAAG GCTATGACACCAAAGAGATTCCTTGCCATTACA AAGAGCAGCCAAGCTCCAG TGATGGCCAGCCCCGGGGGGCCCAATGCGGTCCACACCAGCAGCTTTGTCCTGGTGGGCTCCCACAAGCTGACCCTTTCATCCGTCGGGAAGAACAAGTTTCCCCTGGAGAAG ATCAAATATGAAGGAAGGGAAAGGGAACTTCTCAGTGACATGTTTCATAAAAAG GTGCCGTTCCTGTGCCCTCTGGAGGGTCACATCCACCTGAAGATGCAGTGCCAGGTGGGCTCCAgcaaggtggaggagaggggcttCCTG accATGTTTGAGGATGTGAGCGGTTTTGGCTCGTGGCACCGCAGGTGGTGCGTCCTGTCAGGGTACTGCATCTCCTACTGGACCTACCCAGACGACGAGAGACGCAAG AACCCAATGGGCCGCATCAACCTGGCCAACTGCACCAGCCCGCGAGTGGAGCCCGCCAACCGCGAGTTCTGCGCCCGACCCAACACCCTGGAGCTCATCACAGTCCGGCCCCAGAGAGAAGATGACCACCAGACCCTGGTCAGCCACTGCAGCAACACCATGTGTGTCACCAA GAACTGGCTGAGTGCTGACACCAAGGAGGAGCGGCTCCTGTGGATGCAGAAGCTGAACCAGATCCTGGTGGACCTGCGCATGTGGCAGCCGGACTCGTGCCTGACGCCTCCTTGA